A stretch of Streptococcus chenjunshii DNA encodes these proteins:
- a CDS encoding CPBP family intramembrane glutamic endopeptidase, which translates to MIIFKKSFRIFYIIVMAYFLAFIPLLFLNLAQLFFDKGLFDPYSYDLLDLFSTGVAILLVYALYHRNSDILPLEKNGLLRKYGLGFLAGGGVLTFIWFIAVSFGIYRTEWIFKWSHFPLLIPLLIGYMIQGMSEEVIFRGVVQSKLNRLLSSKASIILTALAFAAMHLVNSGMTVIAFLDLIVFSLIVGMIRQQTDSLWFVSAYHSAWNFFQGPVFGSSVSGNTANALVFHSTNQSSQVWLSGGEFGLESSAITLTVDIILFVCFYRHYYSTNAWPKSK; encoded by the coding sequence ATGATAATCTTCAAAAAGAGTTTTCGTATTTTTTATATTATAGTGATGGCTTATTTCCTTGCATTCATTCCGTTGCTTTTTCTTAATCTTGCTCAACTGTTTTTTGACAAGGGCTTGTTCGATCCCTACAGCTATGATTTGCTGGATTTATTTTCAACAGGAGTGGCTATTCTTCTTGTTTATGCATTGTATCATCGCAATTCCGACATTCTTCCTTTGGAAAAAAACGGGTTGCTTAGGAAATATGGTCTTGGTTTCTTAGCAGGGGGAGGCGTTTTAACCTTTATTTGGTTCATTGCTGTTTCCTTCGGAATTTATAGGACGGAATGGATTTTTAAATGGAGTCATTTTCCGCTTCTAATTCCTTTGTTAATAGGCTATATGATTCAAGGAATGAGTGAAGAAGTTATTTTTCGAGGGGTTGTGCAAAGCAAATTGAATAGGCTGCTATCTTCAAAAGCCTCTATTATCCTGACCGCTCTAGCCTTTGCTGCCATGCATTTAGTCAATTCTGGTATGACTGTTATTGCTTTCCTTGACCTGATTGTTTTTTCGCTAATCGTGGGAATGATCCGCCAGCAGACAGACAGCCTATGGTTTGTTAGTGCATATCATTCAGCTTGGAATTTTTTCCAAGGTCCTGTTTTCGGCAGCAGTGTTTCCGGAAATACAGCTAATGCTCTAGTTTTTCATTCAACTAATCAAAGCTCTCAGGTCTGGCTCAGCGGCGGAGAGTTTGGCTTAGAGTCCTCGGCTATAACACTTACTGTTGATATCATTCTCTTTGTCTGTTTTTATCGGCATTACTATAGCACTAATGCTTGGCCAAAGAGCAAATAG
- a CDS encoding branched-chain amino acid aminotransferase, whose protein sequence is MTVDLDWENLGFAYHKLPLRYISYYKNGLWDDGQLTQDAQLHLSESSPALHYGQQAFEGLKAYRTKTGDIQLFRPDQNAARLQKTADRLLMPQVSTEKFIEACKAVVKANADYVPPYGTGATLYLRPLLIGVGDSISVKPADEYIFTVFAMPVGNYFKGGLTPTNFIVAEDFDRAAPFGTGAAKVGGNYAASLLPGDKAHMAGYSDVIYLDPATHTKIEEVGSANFFGISRDNEFVTPLSPSILPSITKYSLLQLAEERLGLKAVEADVPIADLDRFVEAGACGTAAVISPIGGIQFKDRLHVFYSETEVGPITRQLYDELVGIQFGDIAAPPGWITKVD, encoded by the coding sequence ATGACAGTAGATCTTGACTGGGAAAATTTAGGCTTTGCCTACCATAAGCTCCCATTGCGCTATATTTCTTATTACAAAAACGGTCTGTGGGATGATGGACAGCTGACTCAGGATGCCCAGCTGCATCTTTCGGAAAGTTCACCCGCCCTTCATTACGGACAGCAAGCTTTTGAAGGGTTAAAGGCTTACCGAACCAAGACAGGCGATATTCAGCTGTTTCGTCCGGACCAAAATGCTGCGCGTCTGCAAAAAACCGCAGATCGTCTGCTAATGCCGCAAGTTTCAACCGAAAAATTTATTGAAGCCTGCAAAGCTGTTGTTAAAGCCAATGCTGACTATGTCCCTCCTTACGGAACCGGAGCAACCCTGTATTTACGCCCCTTACTTATCGGTGTAGGTGACAGTATCAGTGTTAAACCAGCTGATGAATATATTTTCACTGTCTTTGCAATGCCGGTAGGCAATTACTTTAAAGGCGGCCTAACGCCGACTAATTTTATTGTAGCAGAAGATTTTGACCGGGCAGCGCCCTTTGGTACAGGTGCAGCTAAGGTTGGAGGTAATTATGCTGCCAGTCTTCTGCCGGGAGACAAGGCCCACATGGCCGGTTATTCCGATGTTATCTACCTTGATCCGGCAACTCATACCAAGATAGAAGAAGTTGGCTCAGCTAATTTCTTTGGTATCAGCAGGGATAACGAATTTGTCACTCCTTTAAGTCCTTCTATTTTGCCATCTATTACGAAATATTCTTTGCTGCAGCTGGCTGAGGAACGTCTTGGTCTAAAGGCAGTTGAAGCTGATGTCCCTATTGCTGATTTAGACCGTTTCGTTGAAGCCGGGGCCTGTGGAACTGCTGCAGTTATTTCCCCAATCGGAGGTATTCAGTTTAAAGACAGACTGCATGTTTTTTACAGTGAAACTGAAGTAGGACCGATTACCCGTCAGCTTTACGATGAGTTGGTCGGTATCCAGTTCGGAGATATTGCTGCACCACCAGGATGGATTACTAAAGTTGACTAA
- a CDS encoding dimethylarginine dimethylaminohydrolase family protein: MKINVYNEYSPLKRVIIGDASELYFPDSHAIENEKNKPWWEKLRNNVIFPLLRDRKVPMIITKQFQKELAAFEALLKANHVEVLKVDPIDYPSSLPPQEMGMGQMYARDSAMSVGNVFIEGNLQIEMRKKERLGYQTIITEISASNKVASIPQEDAVYLEGGDVIVDYPNIFVGIGKYASNLSGVNWLRKQLDASWNIVPIYLKDDSILHLDCCMTIIGPKTAIICRDVLEELPQELSDFTFIDIDKKVRQEMAGNVLVLGDKKVVVQQRHKKLQEDLRAHGFTPLPLSFTWHALLEGAFRCATCPLERGKAD, translated from the coding sequence ATGAAAATTAACGTTTATAATGAGTATAGCCCTTTGAAGAGGGTCATTATCGGTGATGCCAGTGAGCTCTACTTTCCAGACAGCCATGCCATCGAAAATGAAAAAAATAAACCCTGGTGGGAAAAACTGCGAAATAATGTTATCTTTCCTTTGCTGAGAGACAGGAAAGTTCCGATGATTATTACGAAACAGTTTCAAAAAGAACTGGCAGCCTTTGAGGCATTATTAAAGGCAAATCACGTTGAAGTTTTAAAGGTTGATCCTATTGACTATCCGTCTTCTCTGCCACCTCAAGAAATGGGCATGGGGCAGATGTATGCTAGGGACAGTGCCATGTCTGTCGGAAATGTATTCATTGAAGGCAATCTTCAAATTGAGATGCGCAAGAAAGAACGGTTGGGCTATCAAACTATTATCACAGAAATCAGTGCCAGTAATAAGGTTGCTTCCATACCACAAGAAGACGCTGTTTACCTCGAAGGGGGCGATGTGATTGTTGATTATCCTAATATTTTTGTCGGAATTGGGAAGTATGCCAGCAATTTATCTGGAGTGAACTGGCTGAGAAAACAATTGGATGCGTCGTGGAATATTGTTCCGATTTACTTAAAGGATGACAGCATCCTCCATCTGGACTGCTGTATGACAATTATCGGACCGAAAACGGCTATCATTTGCCGTGACGTTCTTGAAGAATTGCCACAGGAACTATCTGATTTTACTTTTATCGACATTGATAAAAAGGTTAGGCAGGAGATGGCTGGCAATGTTCTGGTTCTGGGAGATAAGAAAGTTGTCGTGCAACAGCGCCATAAAAAATTGCAGGAGGACTTGCGCGCTCATGGTTTTACCCCTCTGCCCCTGTCCTTTACCTGGCATGCCCTGCTGGAAGGTGCTTTCCGATGTGCTACCTGCCCTTTGGAGAGGGGCAAAGCTGACTGA
- a CDS encoding dimethylarginine dimethylaminohydrolase family protein yields the protein MTINIYNEYAPLKKVIIGDASRLFFPDTREIDKEQGIPLWKKLMAQTFYRLLKGKRVPKWLTKPFQKELLHFEKLLKDHQVEVNRVRTIQQEAAEEPGLAQMYARDSTLCVGHSLIEGNLQMGMRQKERRGYQDLIAEIRKDNRVVSMPQTAPAYLEGGDVLVDYPNVFVGIGKYASNLAGIEWLRKHLDDSWNVIPVPLKDDSVLHLDCCLTIIGPKTAIICREVLEELPQELEDYSFIEIDKKSQLEMAGNVLVLGGGKVVVQKRHKQLQEDLRDHGFIPLPLSFTWHTLLDGAFRCASCPLERGE from the coding sequence ATGACCATTAATATTTATAACGAATACGCCCCCCTTAAAAAAGTAATCATCGGGGATGCCAGCCGCTTGTTTTTTCCAGATACCAGAGAGATAGATAAGGAACAAGGTATACCGCTTTGGAAAAAACTGATGGCTCAGACCTTTTATCGCCTGCTTAAAGGCAAACGAGTTCCTAAATGGTTGACAAAACCTTTCCAGAAAGAATTGCTTCACTTTGAAAAACTTCTGAAAGACCACCAGGTTGAAGTGAACCGGGTAAGGACTATCCAGCAAGAGGCTGCAGAGGAGCCGGGTCTGGCTCAAATGTATGCCAGAGACAGCACACTTTGTGTAGGTCACTCACTGATTGAAGGAAACCTTCAGATGGGTATGCGTCAAAAAGAACGTCGCGGCTATCAAGACTTAATTGCTGAGATAAGAAAAGACAATAGAGTGGTGTCAATGCCCCAAACAGCACCAGCCTATCTCGAAGGCGGCGATGTGTTGGTCGACTACCCCAATGTGTTTGTTGGTATTGGCAAATATGCCAGCAATTTAGCAGGGATTGAATGGCTCAGAAAGCACCTAGACGATTCTTGGAATGTTATCCCGGTCCCTCTAAAAGACGATTCAGTTTTGCATTTAGATTGCTGTCTAACCATCATTGGTCCTAAAACGGCTATCATTTGCCGTGAGGTGTTGGAGGAACTGCCGCAGGAATTAGAGGATTACAGCTTCATTGAAATTGATAAAAAAAGCCAGCTGGAGATGGCAGGCAATGTTCTGGTTTTGGGTGGCGGAAAAGTTGTTGTTCAGAAACGGCATAAGCAATTGCAGGAAGACCTGCGTGACCATGGGTTTATCCCTCTGCCGCTTTCATTTACATGGCATACCCTGCTGGACGGCGCCTTTAGGTGCGCTTCCTGCCCTTTGGAGAGAGGAGAATAG
- a CDS encoding MucBP domain-containing protein — translation MKQVNKASKILIRSGLLLSTTVLLPYVTVKAEEVAQPLGVEVTSNAIDNSAREVNVLGKEEVITKEEEKDSIPTEPQIDSLTYESQNEVNAVNDIEDGASLSQDSPPVDIQSTPTDEAATLKPEENLNGELSSETEENQEEEKNPRVELTNDSVSVTPPPTTTKFVVTYTPKSELEGMKELSLLLENGKWRRSSADDGKVNIDHETGKATILFDDIQDGGFVIATAFSGENGVDFLGTVTQRIKYIVETENPKTETPRPKEETPQNSNPNTDTPKQEVPSPKTDSPNLAPEAELGYVYIQYFSFENGKVELLQGKTELGRTVEGQEVLQGDIGTNYNTKAVRPQSITDANGAKWILSEESTDGQEEGVFGTEIPSVTYYYTRYSEVGSVEIWYVDETGTVLKTETAAENQAVNEEYDVSGKKQAEITVGNKVYILVKGGEYPIGTVGEDGNLIRSNQPDFIGVDPIKGKILPGVRTVAFVYQLVGELSDPQLDVPKQESPLSEPETPQTKTPKQESPSLRSERPQAGTPKQEIPVPKLGNSQAGMPKQETLSSESEKKQVGTPKQKLPSAKLEKSLHVSQKDKKLPDTGEKESRTGIIGSFLFILLAAGMRLIKKVRKE, via the coding sequence ATGAAACAAGTGAATAAGGCTTCAAAGATATTAATAAGAAGTGGCTTGCTTTTATCTACGACAGTATTGCTTCCCTATGTTACAGTAAAAGCAGAAGAAGTTGCTCAGCCACTAGGGGTCGAGGTGACTTCCAATGCTATTGATAATAGTGCTCGTGAAGTAAATGTATTAGGCAAAGAAGAGGTTATAACAAAGGAGGAAGAAAAAGATAGTATCCCAACTGAACCGCAGATAGATTCCCTTACTTATGAAAGCCAAAACGAAGTAAATGCTGTCAACGACATTGAAGATGGGGCTTCTTTGAGTCAAGATTCACCTCCAGTTGATATACAGTCAACACCAACAGATGAAGCGGCAACCTTGAAACCGGAGGAAAACCTTAATGGAGAATTGTCTTCAGAAACAGAGGAAAATCAGGAGGAAGAAAAAAATCCCAGAGTAGAGTTAACTAATGATTCCGTTAGTGTGACACCACCGCCTACTACTACAAAATTTGTAGTGACATATACTCCTAAATCTGAATTGGAAGGGATGAAAGAATTAAGCCTGCTTCTTGAAAATGGAAAGTGGAGGCGGAGTAGTGCTGATGATGGAAAAGTTAACATTGATCATGAAACAGGTAAGGCAACTATTTTGTTTGATGATATTCAAGATGGAGGATTTGTTATTGCCACAGCGTTTTCTGGGGAGAATGGAGTAGACTTTTTAGGTACAGTAACACAAAGAATCAAGTACATTGTTGAAACAGAGAACCCGAAAACGGAAACTCCAAGGCCAAAGGAAGAAACACCTCAAAATTCGAATCCTAATACAGACACTCCTAAGCAGGAAGTACCTTCTCCCAAGACTGATTCTCCTAATTTAGCCCCAGAAGCTGAATTGGGATATGTCTATATTCAATATTTTAGCTTTGAAAACGGTAAAGTTGAGTTGCTTCAAGGGAAAACAGAGCTAGGGAGGACAGTTGAAGGACAGGAAGTTCTGCAGGGAGATATTGGTACAAACTATAACACTAAAGCGGTTCGGCCCCAAAGTATTACTGATGCAAACGGTGCGAAATGGATTTTAAGCGAAGAAAGCACTGATGGTCAGGAGGAAGGTGTTTTTGGAACAGAAATTCCAAGCGTCACATACTATTACACCCGTTACAGTGAAGTGGGTTCAGTTGAGATTTGGTACGTTGATGAAACTGGTACAGTTTTGAAGACTGAGACTGCAGCAGAAAATCAAGCTGTAAACGAAGAATATGACGTCAGTGGAAAAAAGCAAGCGGAAATCACTGTAGGCAATAAGGTTTATATTTTGGTCAAAGGTGGAGAGTATCCGATAGGAACAGTAGGTGAAGACGGCAACCTCATTCGTTCCAATCAGCCAGATTTTATCGGTGTTGACCCAATCAAAGGGAAAATTCTCCCAGGTGTTCGAACGGTTGCATTTGTGTACCAGCTAGTAGGAGAACTATCAGATCCTCAGCTAGATGTTCCTAAACAGGAGTCGCCACTATCCGAGCCTGAGACGCCTCAAACAAAAACTCCAAAACAGGAGTCGCCCTCACTTCGGTCAGAAAGGCCACAGGCAGGAACGCCTAAACAGGAGATACCAGTACCCAAATTAGGAAATTCTCAGGCAGGAATGCCTAAACAAGAGACATTATCTTCTGAATCAGAAAAAAAGCAGGTTGGCACTCCTAAGCAAAAATTGCCATCTGCTAAGTTAGAAAAATCACTGCATGTGTCTCAAAAGGACAAAAAACTACCGGATACTGGAGAAAAAGAAAGCCGAACAGGAATAATAGGCAGCTTCTTATTTATTCTGTTGGCAGCCGGAATGCGCCTCATTAAAAAAGTCCGTAAAGAATGA
- a CDS encoding DUF2969 domain-containing protein translates to MSKKDKKIAVEITDSQVAVSGSQVAGYHLTIGKKNIGEIAEIDEKFAVVEKGEITIFFKTLEKAVESVIENYNLTH, encoded by the coding sequence ATGAGCAAGAAAGATAAAAAAATTGCTGTTGAAATAACAGACAGTCAGGTTGCCGTCAGCGGCAGTCAGGTTGCCGGATATCATTTAACAATCGGTAAAAAGAATATTGGTGAGATAGCCGAAATTGATGAAAAATTTGCGGTTGTTGAAAAAGGTGAGATTACTATTTTTTTCAAAACATTGGAAAAAGCGGTTGAAAGTGTCATCGAAAATTACAATTTAACTCATTGA
- the parC gene encoding DNA topoisomerase IV subunit A, whose translation MSNVQNMSLEDIMGERFGRYSKYIIQERALPDIRDGLKPVQRRILYSMNKDGNTHDKGFRKSAKSVGNVMGNFHPHGDSSIYDAMVRMSQDWKNRETLIEMHGNNGSMDGDPPAAMRYTEARLAEIAGFLLQDIDKDTVPWAWNFDDTEKEPTVLPAAFPNLLVNGATGISAGYATDIPPHNLAEVINAVIYMIDHPKAKLDKLMEFLPGPDFPTGAIVQGKDEIRKAYETGKGRVVVRSRTEIENLRGGRQQIIATEIPYEVNKAFLVKRIDDIRLNNKIPGIAEVRDESDRDGLRIAVELKKDADAQTILNYLFKYTDLQVNYSFNMVAIDNYTPRQVGIIPMLRSYIAHRKGIIVARSKFDQAKAEKRLHIVEGLIRVISILDDIIALIRASENKADAKENLKVSYNFSEEQAEAIVNLQLYRLTNTDIVTLENEEAELRERITTLKAIIADEATLYRVMKSELREVRRKFAKPRLTELQTETQALEIDLTSLIVEEETYVSVTRGGYLKRTSPRSFSSSQPDEIGKRDDDAVVLVQKAKTTQHLLIFTNLGNLIYRPVHELTDIRWKEIGEHLSQTITHFAAEEQVIYAEIVDEFTDSTYFTVTKSGQAKRLERKTFAPWRTYRSKAVKFAKLKNQDDLVIAVSPIALNDIMLMTYKGYALRFNISEIPILSGKAAGVKAINLKENDSVASAFVLNTESVFLLTQRGSLKRMAAELIPSTSRANRGLQVLRELKNKPHRIFLAGPVHTASGGALDLFSQATETQAASEQLTVISNTGKTYTVILEDLNLSERTSNGSFISDTISDEGVLSASVKETFFK comes from the coding sequence ATGAGCAATGTACAAAATATGTCTCTCGAGGACATCATGGGAGAGCGTTTTGGCCGCTACTCCAAATACATCATTCAGGAGCGTGCGCTTCCCGATATTCGTGACGGCTTAAAACCCGTTCAGCGCCGTATCCTCTATTCAATGAACAAAGACGGCAACACGCATGATAAAGGTTTCCGCAAATCAGCTAAATCTGTCGGCAATGTTATGGGGAATTTTCACCCGCATGGAGACTCTTCTATCTATGATGCTATGGTCCGTATGTCGCAGGACTGGAAAAACAGAGAAACTCTGATTGAAATGCACGGCAACAACGGCTCTATGGACGGTGATCCGCCGGCTGCTATGCGGTATACTGAGGCCCGTCTGGCTGAAATCGCAGGTTTTTTGCTCCAGGATATTGATAAGGATACTGTGCCTTGGGCTTGGAACTTTGACGATACAGAAAAAGAACCTACAGTGCTGCCGGCAGCCTTTCCCAACCTTTTAGTCAACGGAGCAACAGGAATTTCCGCCGGTTATGCGACAGATATTCCGCCGCACAATCTAGCAGAAGTCATTAATGCAGTCATTTACATGATTGACCATCCAAAGGCTAAGCTGGACAAGCTTATGGAGTTTTTGCCGGGGCCAGATTTTCCGACAGGAGCTATTGTTCAAGGGAAGGATGAAATTCGTAAAGCCTATGAAACCGGCAAAGGGCGTGTTGTAGTAAGATCCAGAACCGAAATTGAAAATCTCCGGGGCGGCCGCCAGCAAATTATTGCGACAGAAATCCCTTATGAAGTCAACAAGGCCTTTTTGGTCAAAAGAATTGATGATATCCGTCTCAATAATAAAATTCCGGGTATTGCTGAAGTACGGGATGAATCAGATAGAGACGGTCTGCGCATCGCTGTTGAGTTAAAAAAAGATGCAGATGCACAGACAATCCTAAATTATTTATTCAAATATACCGATCTGCAGGTGAACTACAGTTTTAACATGGTGGCTATTGATAATTATACGCCGCGGCAAGTGGGGATCATACCTATGCTGCGCAGCTATATTGCCCATCGCAAAGGCATTATTGTGGCTCGGTCGAAATTTGATCAGGCTAAAGCCGAAAAACGTCTCCATATTGTTGAAGGCTTGATTCGAGTCATCTCGATTTTAGACGATATCATCGCCCTTATTCGTGCTTCTGAAAACAAGGCTGATGCCAAGGAAAATCTGAAAGTCAGCTATAACTTTTCAGAAGAACAGGCTGAAGCGATTGTTAATCTGCAGCTCTACCGTCTGACTAATACCGATATTGTTACTCTTGAAAATGAGGAAGCAGAGCTCAGAGAGCGCATCACAACCTTAAAAGCGATCATTGCTGATGAAGCAACTCTCTATCGCGTCATGAAAAGCGAGCTGCGCGAGGTTAGAAGAAAATTTGCTAAGCCGCGCTTGACCGAACTGCAGACAGAAACACAGGCTTTAGAAATCGATTTGACCAGTCTGATTGTAGAAGAAGAAACCTACGTCAGTGTCACACGCGGCGGCTACCTTAAACGGACAAGTCCCCGCTCCTTTAGCTCATCTCAGCCTGATGAAATCGGCAAACGTGACGATGATGCCGTCGTTTTAGTCCAAAAAGCCAAGACAACTCAGCATCTCTTGATATTTACTAATTTAGGTAATTTGATTTACCGACCCGTCCATGAATTAACCGATATCCGCTGGAAAGAAATTGGTGAGCATCTATCGCAGACTATTACGCATTTTGCTGCGGAAGAACAGGTCATCTATGCGGAAATAGTTGATGAATTCACCGACAGCACTTATTTTACTGTTACCAAATCAGGACAGGCGAAACGTCTTGAGCGTAAGACGTTTGCACCCTGGCGGACCTACCGCTCTAAAGCAGTAAAATTTGCTAAACTGAAAAACCAAGATGACCTTGTGATTGCTGTTTCTCCTATTGCTTTAAATGATATTATGCTGATGACTTACAAAGGGTACGCTTTGCGTTTCAATATCAGTGAAATCCCAATTTTAAGTGGTAAGGCAGCAGGTGTTAAGGCGATCAATCTGAAAGAAAATGACAGTGTGGCCAGTGCATTTGTTCTTAATACTGAAAGTGTTTTTCTGCTGACTCAAAGAGGAAGCTTAAAACGTATGGCTGCTGAACTTATCCCTTCAACCAGCCGTGCTAACCGCGGTCTTCAAGTGCTGCGTGAACTGAAAAACAAGCCGCACCGTATCTTTTTGGCAGGACCTGTTCATACAGCAAGCGGGGGGGCTCTTGATTTATTCAGCCAAGCAACAGAAACCCAAGCAGCATCCGAACAGCTGACAGTGATTTCAAATACTGGAAAAACCTATACAGTCATTCTTGAAGATTTAAATCTGTCAGAACGTACCAGCAACGGCTCCTTTATCTCTGACACCATATCCGATGAGGGCGTTCTTTCCGCAAGTGTTAAAGAGACATTCTTCAAATAA
- a CDS encoding TraX family protein encodes MLKSLNSFHLKVIAISSMLINHIGYTFKEVFASPIWTFAYLSIGLLTYPIMAYLLVQGFYYTRNRWKYAGRLALFWLISILPFHFAFDYKNFLNPFNNVMFTLMMGCLLMIVCEKVTSPVWQMIMACLFAGLTSLSDWPIIGILIIYGFYKTYGSSVAYKWIITAAAIFLIVVFSLKIPDKHILSGEPVVDIISRLGLLGVFPLLNRYNGKRGYSPAWVKWGFYAFYPLHLFILAGVREFLN; translated from the coding sequence ATGCTGAAATCTTTAAATAGTTTTCATTTAAAAGTTATCGCTATCTCCTCTATGCTGATTAATCATATTGGTTATACGTTTAAGGAAGTGTTCGCTTCGCCGATATGGACTTTTGCTTATTTAAGCATTGGCCTTCTAACCTATCCGATTATGGCCTACCTCTTAGTTCAAGGTTTTTATTATACCCGTAATCGATGGAAGTATGCGGGGCGGTTAGCACTTTTTTGGCTGATTTCGATCCTTCCTTTTCATTTTGCTTTTGATTATAAAAATTTTCTCAACCCTTTTAATAATGTGATGTTTACTCTTATGATGGGCTGCTTGCTTATGATAGTCTGTGAGAAAGTGACATCCCCTGTTTGGCAGATGATTATGGCCTGTTTATTTGCAGGGCTGACGAGCTTATCCGATTGGCCGATTATAGGGATATTAATCATCTATGGTTTTTACAAAACCTACGGGAGTTCAGTAGCTTATAAATGGATAATAACAGCAGCAGCTATTTTTTTGATAGTTGTTTTCAGCTTGAAAATCCCAGATAAGCATATCTTATCTGGTGAGCCAGTTGTTGATATCATTTCCCGTTTAGGACTGCTGGGGGTATTTCCGCTCTTAAATAGGTATAATGGGAAGCGCGGCTATTCTCCTGCTTGGGTGAAATGGGGTTTTTATGCTTTTTATCCTCTGCACTTGTTTATTCTAGCGGGAGTACGGGAATTTTTAAATTAA
- the rpsA gene encoding 30S ribosomal protein S1: MNEFEDLLNSVNEVNPGDVVTAEVLTVDSEQANVVIEGTGIEGVLTLRELTNERDADINDYVKEGDTVEVLVLRQVVGKDTDTVTFLVSKKRLEARKAWDKLLGREGEVVTVKGTRAVKGGLSVEFEGLRGFIPASMLDTRFVRNTEKFVGQEIEAKIKEVDPAENRFILSRRDVVEEAAAKARKEVFSRLEEGAVVTGTVARLTSFGAFIDLGGVDGLVHVTELSHERNVSPKSVVSVGEEINVKVLAIDEEEGRISLSLKATTPGPWDGVEQKLAAGDVVEGKVKRLTDFGAFVEVLPGIDGLVHISQISHKRVEDPKDVLTVGQEVKVKVLDVNAEDERVSLSIKALEERPAPAEGDNKDDKRKSRPRRQKRQEKRDYELPETQTGFSMADLFGDIEL, translated from the coding sequence ATGAATGAATTTGAAGATTTGCTAAACAGTGTCAATGAAGTAAATCCTGGTGATGTTGTTACCGCGGAAGTGTTAACTGTTGACAGTGAACAGGCAAATGTGGTTATTGAAGGCACTGGTATTGAGGGCGTACTTACTCTTCGTGAGCTGACTAACGAGCGTGATGCAGATATCAATGATTATGTCAAAGAGGGCGATACAGTTGAAGTGCTCGTTCTGCGTCAGGTAGTAGGCAAAGATACTGATACAGTGACTTTCCTCGTTTCTAAAAAGCGTTTAGAAGCTCGTAAAGCATGGGATAAGCTGCTTGGCCGTGAAGGTGAAGTCGTAACTGTCAAAGGGACACGTGCTGTTAAAGGCGGACTTTCTGTTGAGTTTGAAGGACTGCGCGGTTTTATCCCTGCTTCAATGCTTGATACACGTTTTGTCCGCAACACTGAAAAGTTTGTCGGACAGGAAATTGAGGCAAAAATTAAGGAAGTGGATCCGGCTGAAAATCGCTTTATCCTGTCTCGCCGTGATGTTGTTGAGGAAGCTGCTGCTAAGGCACGCAAAGAAGTATTCTCAAGGTTAGAAGAAGGGGCAGTTGTAACTGGAACTGTTGCCCGTTTGACCAGCTTTGGTGCTTTCATTGATTTGGGCGGTGTTGATGGACTTGTTCACGTGACAGAACTGTCTCATGAACGGAATGTTTCACCCAAGTCTGTTGTTTCGGTAGGCGAAGAAATCAATGTCAAAGTTCTTGCTATCGATGAAGAAGAAGGACGGATTTCCCTTTCTCTTAAAGCGACAACACCTGGGCCATGGGATGGTGTTGAACAAAAGCTTGCTGCTGGCGATGTCGTTGAAGGCAAAGTTAAGCGCCTGACTGATTTTGGTGCTTTTGTTGAAGTGTTGCCTGGAATTGACGGGCTTGTCCACATTTCACAAATTTCACATAAACGTGTCGAAGATCCTAAGGATGTTCTGACAGTCGGCCAAGAAGTCAAAGTTAAAGTTCTTGATGTCAATGCTGAAGATGAGCGTGTGTCACTTTCAATCAAGGCGCTTGAAGAAAGACCGGCTCCGGCTGAAGGAGACAATAAGGACGACAAACGTAAATCGCGTCCTCGCCGTCAAAAACGCCAAGAAAAACGTGATTATGAGCTTCCAGAAACACAAACTGGCTTTTCTATGGCAGATTTGTTTGGTGATATCGAACTGTAA